From the Cupriavidus necator N-1 genome, one window contains:
- a CDS encoding TerC family protein: MEASLALLQDPAAWAALATLVAMEIVLGIDNLIFISILTNKLPEAMREKARKIGISLALVMRLGLLATIAFIVKLTEPVFTILGQGLSWRDIILIAGGAFLVWKATREIHHHVSADEEAEEGGTAKAVQSFASAIGQILVLDLVFSIDSIITAVGMTEHVQIMFVAVIAAVMAMLFAATPLANFINRNPTIVMLALAFLMMIGMTLVAEGLGTHVPKGYIYTAMAFSAAVEGLNMLARQRRQRRRAGGQAH; this comes from the coding sequence ATGGAAGCGTCGTTGGCATTGCTGCAGGACCCCGCCGCGTGGGCGGCGCTGGCCACCCTGGTGGCCATGGAAATCGTGCTTGGGATCGACAACCTGATCTTCATCTCGATCCTGACCAACAAGCTGCCAGAAGCCATGCGCGAAAAGGCGCGCAAGATCGGCATCAGCCTGGCGCTGGTGATGCGCCTGGGCCTGCTGGCCACCATCGCCTTCATCGTCAAGCTCACCGAGCCGGTGTTCACCATCCTGGGCCAGGGGCTGTCGTGGCGCGACATCATCCTGATTGCGGGCGGCGCCTTCCTGGTCTGGAAGGCCACGCGCGAAATCCACCACCATGTCTCGGCGGACGAGGAAGCCGAGGAAGGCGGCACGGCCAAGGCGGTGCAGAGCTTTGCCTCGGCCATCGGCCAGATCCTGGTGCTGGACTTGGTGTTCTCGATCGACAGCATCATTACCGCGGTCGGCATGACCGAGCATGTGCAGATCATGTTCGTGGCGGTGATCGCCGCGGTGATGGCGATGCTGTTCGCGGCCACACCGCTGGCCAACTTCATCAACCGCAACCCGACCATCGTGATGCTGGCGCTGGCCTTCCTGATGATGATCGGCATGACACTGGTCGCGGAGGGCCTCGGCACCCATGTGCCCAAGGGCTATATCTATACGGCGATGGCGTTCTCGGCCGCGGTCGAGGGGCTGAATATGCTGGCGCGGCAACGGCGCCAGCGGCGCCGGGCCGGCGGGCAGGCGCACTGA
- a CDS encoding glucan biosynthesis protein, protein MMNRRTLLVSATASAALAALGITPSVLAASRIKLGEAQPFGFDALIERARALAGKPYAPPPSPPADVLSRIDYDAHGKIRFRTDDALFASGPGQFPVTFFHLGTYFRTPVRMHVIERAKGSPAKAREIVYDDAYFDMPADSPAHKLPPGSGFAGFRFQESRLGDQKTRDWRKNDWVAFLGASYFRAIGDLYQYGLSARGVAIDVAEAGKSEEFPAFTHFWFETPEGNGDTVTVYALLDGPSIAGAYRFVMQRGKAVIMDVECALFLRKDVGRLGLAPLTSMFWFSEGIKGTAVDWRPEVHDSDGLALWNGAGEHIWRPLNNPPQTTASAFSDDNPKGFGLLQRDRLFDHYQDGVNYERRPSLWVEPRDGWGAGSVQLVELRTDDEIHDNIVAMWVPKAPAKAGSTYRLRYRLHWQADEPFPSPLARCVATRLGNGGQPGQPRPKGVRKFMVEFKGAPLEKLPFGVKPEAVLTASRGTFSYVFTEAVPNGVPGHWRAQFDLTADGNQPVDIRLFLRMNGKPLSETWLYQYHPFQSPAG, encoded by the coding sequence ATGATGAACCGCCGAACCCTGCTGGTCTCCGCCACTGCCTCCGCCGCGCTCGCCGCACTGGGCATTACCCCGTCGGTGCTGGCAGCCAGCCGGATCAAGCTCGGCGAGGCCCAGCCATTCGGTTTCGACGCCCTGATCGAACGGGCCCGCGCGCTGGCCGGCAAGCCCTACGCGCCGCCGCCGTCGCCGCCCGCGGACGTGCTGTCCCGCATCGACTACGACGCCCACGGCAAGATCCGCTTCCGCACCGACGACGCGCTCTTTGCCAGTGGCCCCGGGCAGTTCCCGGTTACCTTCTTTCACCTCGGCACGTACTTCCGCACGCCGGTGCGCATGCACGTGATCGAGCGCGCCAAGGGCAGCCCCGCCAAGGCCCGCGAGATCGTCTACGACGACGCCTACTTCGACATGCCGGCCGACAGCCCCGCGCACAAGCTGCCGCCGGGCAGCGGCTTTGCCGGCTTCCGCTTCCAGGAAAGCCGCCTCGGCGACCAGAAAACGCGCGACTGGCGCAAGAACGACTGGGTTGCCTTCCTCGGGGCATCGTATTTCCGCGCCATCGGCGACCTGTACCAGTACGGGCTGTCCGCGCGCGGCGTTGCCATCGACGTGGCCGAGGCCGGCAAGTCCGAGGAATTCCCGGCCTTCACCCATTTCTGGTTCGAAACGCCTGAGGGCAACGGCGATACCGTCACGGTCTATGCCCTGCTGGATGGCCCCAGCATCGCCGGCGCCTACCGCTTCGTCATGCAGCGTGGCAAGGCCGTGATCATGGATGTGGAATGCGCGCTGTTCCTGCGCAAGGATGTGGGCCGGCTGGGGCTGGCGCCGCTGACCTCGATGTTCTGGTTCTCTGAAGGCATCAAGGGCACCGCCGTCGACTGGCGCCCAGAGGTGCACGACTCCGACGGCCTGGCGCTGTGGAACGGCGCCGGCGAGCATATCTGGCGCCCGCTGAACAACCCGCCGCAGACCACGGCCTCGGCGTTTTCCGACGACAACCCCAAGGGCTTCGGGCTGCTGCAGCGCGACCGCCTGTTCGACCACTACCAGGACGGCGTCAACTATGAGCGCCGCCCGAGCCTGTGGGTCGAGCCGCGCGACGGCTGGGGCGCCGGTTCGGTGCAGCTGGTTGAGCTGCGCACCGATGACGAGATCCACGACAACATCGTCGCCATGTGGGTGCCCAAGGCCCCGGCCAAGGCCGGCAGCACCTACCGCCTGCGCTACCGGCTGCACTGGCAGGCCGACGAGCCCTTCCCCTCGCCGCTGGCGCGCTGCGTGGCCACGCGCCTGGGCAATGGCGGCCAGCCGGGCCAGCCGCGGCCAAAGGGCGTGCGCAAGTTCATGGTTGAGTTCAAGGGCGCGCCGCTGGAAAAACTGCCCTTCGGCGTCAAACCCGAGGCCGTGCTGACCGCCTCGCGCGGCACCTTCTCCTACGTCTTCACCGAGGCCGTTCCCAACGGCGTGCCGGGCCACTGGCGTGCCCAGTTCGACCTGACCGCCGACGGCAACCAGCCGGTCGATATCCGCCTGTTCCTGAGGATGAACGGCAAGCCGCTGTCCGAGACCTGGCTCTATCAATACCATCCGTTCCAGTCACCGGCGGGCTGA
- a CDS encoding GntR family transcriptional regulator, translating into MISQEFAGAAESGQAASLPRSERAYQQLRAAIQAGQLSPGTRLREVELAESLGLSRTPVREALSRLESEGLVVNEPNRGMMVTQLDASMVSELYVMREVLEGTAAALAARHATDVEISLLRDIVERDLAIADDPDRLALNNRLFHETLHRCAHNRYLLKTLRSLHESMALLGRTTLAVPGRARSSYEEHISLVEALEKRDPALAEQIARRHIQQAYKVRLSLWIQEQSGS; encoded by the coding sequence ATGATTTCTCAAGAGTTCGCCGGCGCCGCCGAGAGTGGCCAGGCCGCATCGCTCCCGCGCTCAGAGCGCGCCTACCAGCAACTGCGCGCCGCCATCCAGGCCGGCCAGCTGTCCCCCGGCACGCGGCTGCGCGAGGTGGAACTGGCCGAATCCCTGGGCCTGTCGCGCACGCCGGTGCGTGAAGCGCTGTCGCGGCTGGAGTCCGAAGGGCTGGTCGTCAACGAGCCCAACCGCGGCATGATGGTCACCCAGCTCGACGCCAGCATGGTCAGCGAGCTGTACGTGATGCGCGAAGTGCTGGAAGGCACCGCCGCCGCGCTGGCCGCGCGCCACGCCACCGACGTGGAGATCTCGCTGCTGCGCGATATCGTCGAGCGCGACCTGGCCATCGCCGACGATCCCGACCGGCTCGCGCTGAACAACCGGCTCTTCCACGAAACCCTGCACCGCTGCGCCCACAACCGCTACCTGCTGAAGACGCTGCGCTCGCTGCATGAGTCGATGGCACTGCTGGGACGCACCACGCTGGCGGTGCCGGGGCGCGCGCGCAGCTCCTACGAAGAACACATCTCGCTGGTCGAGGCGCTGGAAAAGCGCGACCCGGCACTGGCCGAGCAGATCGCGCGCCGGCATATCCAGCAGGCCTACAAGGTGCGGCTGTCGCTCTGGATCCAGGAACAGTCGGGCAGTTGA
- the yedA gene encoding drug/metabolite exporter YedA produces the protein MPAQYAFPTMPPLVLLCLLITYVVWGTTYLAIRFTLESFPPLFMMGTRFLCAGLLLAAWLAWRGTPMPPWRLLRNCAVPALFLLVGGMGLTAIAEQTISSGATTVMIGSMPIFALIWSACFGNRPKWYEYVAIAIGSLGILVLTAGAEFRVSIGGVVALMLAVASWSFGSQLARRLELPQGAAAFAAEMLIGGAVLMVLSALRQEPWPASVSAQAGWAWIYLVVAGSLVAFSAYMYLVSTVSQTLSASYVYVNPPVALAMGAWLGGEQIAPQTLGAVMLILVALAVLSLGTLRTARTQAA, from the coding sequence ATGCCTGCGCAATATGCCTTCCCGACCATGCCCCCGCTTGTCCTGCTGTGCCTGCTGATCACCTATGTTGTCTGGGGCACGACCTACCTGGCGATCCGCTTTACGCTGGAGAGCTTTCCGCCGCTGTTCATGATGGGCACGCGCTTCCTGTGCGCGGGCTTGCTGCTGGCCGCCTGGCTGGCGTGGCGAGGCACGCCGATGCCGCCGTGGCGGCTGTTGCGCAACTGCGCGGTGCCGGCGCTGTTCCTGCTGGTGGGCGGCATGGGCTTGACCGCGATTGCCGAGCAGACGATTTCTTCCGGCGCCACCACGGTGATGATCGGGTCGATGCCGATCTTCGCGCTGATCTGGAGTGCCTGCTTCGGCAACCGGCCGAAATGGTATGAGTACGTGGCGATCGCGATTGGCAGCCTGGGCATCCTGGTGCTGACCGCGGGGGCGGAATTCCGCGTCAGTATCGGGGGCGTGGTGGCGCTGATGCTGGCCGTGGCGAGCTGGTCGTTCGGCTCGCAGCTGGCGCGCCGGCTGGAACTGCCCCAGGGCGCCGCGGCATTTGCCGCGGAGATGCTGATCGGCGGCGCGGTGTTGATGGTGCTGTCGGCGCTGCGGCAGGAGCCGTGGCCGGCATCGGTCAGCGCGCAGGCCGGATGGGCCTGGATCTACCTGGTAGTGGCGGGGTCGCTGGTGGCGTTCTCTGCCTATATGTACCTGGTGTCCACGGTCAGCCAGACGCTGTCGGCCAGCTATGTCTATGTGAACCCGCCGGTGGCGCTGGCGATGGGCGCGTGGCTGGGCGGCGAGCAGATCGCCCCGCAGACGCTGGGTGCGGTGATGCTGATCCTGGTGGCGCTGGCCGTGCTTAGCCTGGGCACGCTGCGCACGGCGCGGACTCAGGCGGCCTGA
- a CDS encoding BPL-N domain-containing protein, translating to MPRPQILTYVDAGASDWTACLMRTIGHQLHASTYEIRAVMADDIRHDATLFDGAVLFVMPGGADLPYCAMLNGAPNARIRHFVEQGGVYLGICAGAYYACRELAFHAGTRGAICGPRELSFVDAVAVGSLPELTDGMLYDGTPRTTAAVKLRTTDSLTDVPMSLYTHYHGGCRFDFGDAPGPDTQVLAVYADIDGTPPAIVSSRVGKGRAVLAGVHLEISERECKDALRGHSDMPEHLHVCDRLAETGDTRLAVFRRLLAHAGLVLN from the coding sequence ATGCCAAGGCCCCAGATCCTGACCTATGTCGACGCCGGCGCTTCCGACTGGACCGCATGCCTGATGCGGACCATCGGGCACCAACTCCATGCCAGCACCTACGAGATCCGTGCGGTGATGGCAGACGACATCCGGCACGACGCCACGCTGTTCGATGGGGCGGTGCTGTTTGTCATGCCGGGTGGCGCCGACCTTCCCTACTGTGCAATGCTGAACGGTGCCCCGAACGCGCGCATCCGGCATTTCGTCGAGCAGGGCGGCGTCTACCTCGGGATTTGCGCGGGCGCTTACTACGCATGCCGGGAACTGGCGTTTCACGCCGGCACCAGGGGCGCAATCTGCGGCCCGCGCGAGCTGAGCTTTGTCGACGCGGTGGCAGTGGGCTCGCTGCCAGAACTTACCGACGGCATGCTGTATGACGGCACGCCGCGTACCACGGCCGCGGTGAAACTGCGCACCACGGACAGCCTGACCGATGTCCCGATGTCGCTATACACCCACTACCATGGCGGGTGCCGCTTTGACTTCGGCGACGCCCCCGGCCCCGACACGCAGGTCCTGGCCGTCTATGCGGATATCGATGGCACGCCGCCCGCCATCGTCAGTTCACGGGTTGGCAAGGGCCGCGCGGTGCTCGCCGGTGTCCACCTGGAGATCTCCGAGCGGGAGTGCAAGGATGCGCTGCGCGGACACAGCGATATGCCTGAACACCTTCATGTCTGCGACCGGCTGGCGGAGACCGGCGATACACGCCTGGCGGTGTTTCGCCGCTTGCTGGCGCACGCGGGGCTTGTGCTGAACTGA
- a CDS encoding acetyl/propionyl/methylcrotonyl-CoA carboxylase subunit alpha: protein MKKVLIANRGEIAVRIIRACADYGVGSVAVYANADIDALHARLADEAYGLDGDRPADTYLNIPKLLEIARRSGADAVHPGYGFLSESEAFAKAVIDAGLVWIGPSPATIARLGDKVEARKIALQVGAPLVAGTADPVADASEVLAFAEQNGLPIIIKAAFGGGGRGMKIAWRMDEVEELYASAVREAVTAFGRGECFVEQFLDKPRHIEAQVLADQHGNVVVLGTRDCSLQRRNQKLVEEAPAPFLTDAQRARIHAAARDICAAANYTSAGTVEFLLSASGAISFLEVNTRLQVEHPVTEQTTGVDLVVEQLRVADGLPLSITETPAPLGHSIEFRINAEDVGRGFLPTPGPVLRFDAPSGPGVRVDSGVQSGSVVPGTFDSLMAKLIVTGATREQALARARRALREFRIEGVASVLPFHRAVIDHADFLGADGFRVHTRWIESDFAEPLAAATRAEPQHDASLVRTAIEIDGRRMVLGLPAQLLRGLADAPGQGSAAAPAQAAATDPADLPSPIAGTVQTWKVAVGDEVKEGDLIAVMEAMKMEMQVHAHRGGRVTWQAAAGTFLTAGTRLVNIV, encoded by the coding sequence ATGAAGAAAGTCCTGATTGCCAACCGTGGCGAGATTGCCGTCCGCATCATCCGCGCCTGTGCCGACTACGGAGTCGGGTCGGTGGCGGTGTATGCCAATGCCGATATCGACGCGCTGCACGCGCGACTGGCCGATGAGGCCTACGGCCTAGACGGCGACCGTCCGGCGGACACCTACCTGAACATTCCCAAGCTGCTCGAAATCGCCCGACGCAGCGGGGCAGATGCCGTGCATCCGGGCTACGGCTTCCTCTCGGAAAGTGAAGCCTTTGCCAAGGCAGTGATCGATGCCGGCCTGGTCTGGATTGGCCCGTCTCCCGCCACGATTGCCCGGCTGGGCGACAAGGTGGAAGCGCGCAAGATCGCCTTGCAGGTTGGTGCGCCGCTGGTCGCCGGCACGGCAGACCCGGTCGCGGACGCCAGCGAGGTACTGGCCTTTGCCGAGCAGAACGGCCTGCCGATTATCATCAAGGCAGCCTTCGGCGGCGGCGGCCGCGGCATGAAGATCGCATGGCGCATGGATGAGGTTGAAGAGCTGTACGCCTCCGCCGTGCGCGAGGCTGTCACTGCCTTTGGCCGCGGCGAATGCTTCGTTGAGCAGTTCCTCGACAAGCCTCGCCATATCGAAGCGCAGGTACTGGCCGACCAGCATGGCAATGTCGTGGTGCTGGGCACGCGCGACTGCTCGCTGCAGCGCCGCAACCAGAAGCTGGTCGAAGAAGCCCCCGCGCCGTTTCTGACCGACGCGCAGCGCGCGCGTATCCACGCCGCCGCCCGCGACATCTGTGCGGCGGCCAACTACACCAGTGCCGGCACCGTGGAATTCCTGCTCAGCGCCAGCGGCGCGATCTCCTTCCTGGAGGTCAACACCCGCCTGCAGGTGGAGCACCCCGTGACCGAGCAGACCACCGGCGTGGACCTGGTGGTCGAGCAATTGCGCGTGGCGGATGGCTTGCCGCTCTCCATTACCGAAACCCCGGCGCCGCTGGGCCATTCGATCGAGTTCCGCATCAACGCCGAGGACGTGGGCCGCGGCTTCCTGCCCACGCCCGGGCCGGTGCTGCGCTTCGATGCTCCGTCGGGCCCCGGCGTACGCGTGGATTCGGGCGTGCAGTCGGGCTCGGTGGTCCCCGGCACATTCGACTCGCTGATGGCCAAGCTCATCGTGACCGGTGCCACGCGCGAACAGGCGCTGGCGCGCGCGCGCCGTGCGCTGCGCGAGTTCCGTATCGAGGGTGTGGCGTCGGTGCTGCCGTTCCACCGTGCGGTGATCGACCACGCAGATTTCCTCGGCGCGGATGGCTTCAGGGTCCACACGCGCTGGATCGAGTCCGACTTCGCCGAACCGCTGGCGGCGGCCACCCGTGCTGAGCCCCAGCACGATGCCAGCCTGGTGCGCACCGCCATCGAGATCGACGGCCGCCGCATGGTGCTGGGCCTGCCGGCGCAGCTGCTGCGCGGCCTCGCCGACGCGCCCGGGCAAGGCAGCGCCGCGGCGCCGGCCCAGGCCGCCGCTACCGACCCGGCCGACCTGCCGTCCCCGATCGCCGGCACCGTGCAGACCTGGAAGGTCGCAGTTGGCGACGAGGTCAAGGAAGGCGACTTGATCGCCGTGATGGAAGCCATGAAGATGGAGATGCAAGTCCATGCTCATCGCGGCGGCCGCGTAACGTGGCAGGCGGCCGCAGGCACTTTCCTGACGGCGGGGACGCGGCTGGTCAACATTGTGTGA
- the pxpB gene encoding 5-oxoprolinase subunit PxpB — protein MRFLPVTSNALLVELADLDQTLALLASLQRDPLHGVAELVPAARTILVYFRPLATSAAALVRAIAARDLSQRVERSNILVEIPVRYDGEDLAEVAQLLGITPGEVVRRHTASEYTVAFTGFAPGFAYLSGGHPSFDVPRRSTPRTRIPAGAVGLAGTFSGVYPQASPGGWQIIGVTPVAMWDLDREQPALLQPGYRVRFIDIATLDGVLDAGSGIAAGAPAGQPLPTDKAPAAAALKVKATGLQTVFQDLGRHGQAGQGVSASGAMDQAALKMANRLVGNRSDGAALETVGGGLQLQSVGETVLAVTGADAALTVRTADGRRWSVPNHQAVALADGDTLSIGQPLAGARSYVAARGGFGVAPVLGSCATDTLAKVGPAPLAVGDVLDLLPAAAGAVVGTPGLPAADLPTVEQDVVLDVVLGPRTDWFTAESVTRLAAQRWQVTPQSNRVGLRLAGEVPLERAITGELPSEGTALGALQVPPSGQPVLFLADHPLTGGYPVIGVVAPYHLDLAGQIPVGAWLRFNPVGAFEEFQPSELQPSAQRPSAA, from the coding sequence TTGCGTTTTCTGCCCGTCACTTCGAATGCGCTGCTGGTGGAACTGGCCGACCTGGACCAGACCCTGGCCTTGCTGGCCTCGCTGCAGCGCGATCCCCTGCACGGCGTGGCGGAGTTGGTGCCCGCCGCGCGCACCATCCTCGTTTACTTTCGCCCATTGGCCACCAGCGCCGCCGCGCTGGTACGGGCCATCGCCGCGCGCGACCTGTCGCAGCGCGTCGAGCGCAGCAACATCCTGGTCGAGATTCCGGTGCGCTATGACGGCGAGGACCTGGCCGAGGTGGCCCAGCTGCTTGGCATCACGCCCGGGGAAGTGGTGCGCCGCCACACCGCCAGCGAATACACCGTTGCCTTTACCGGCTTTGCGCCAGGCTTTGCCTATCTCAGCGGCGGCCATCCCAGCTTCGACGTGCCGCGCCGCAGTACGCCGCGCACGCGTATTCCCGCCGGCGCCGTGGGCCTGGCTGGCACCTTCAGCGGCGTGTACCCGCAAGCCAGCCCGGGCGGCTGGCAGATCATCGGGGTCACCCCCGTGGCCATGTGGGACCTGGATCGCGAACAGCCCGCGCTGCTGCAGCCCGGCTATCGCGTGCGGTTCATCGACATCGCCACGCTCGATGGCGTGCTCGATGCGGGCAGCGGCATCGCCGCCGGCGCCCCGGCGGGCCAGCCGTTGCCGACGGACAAGGCGCCTGCTGCCGCGGCGCTGAAGGTGAAGGCCACCGGGCTGCAGACCGTGTTCCAGGACCTGGGCCGGCACGGCCAGGCGGGGCAGGGCGTCTCGGCCTCGGGTGCGATGGACCAGGCCGCCCTCAAGATGGCCAACCGCCTGGTCGGCAACCGCAGCGACGGCGCGGCGCTCGAGACCGTGGGCGGCGGCCTGCAACTGCAGAGCGTGGGCGAAACCGTGCTGGCTGTCACCGGCGCCGATGCGGCGCTGACGGTGCGCACTGCCGATGGCCGCCGATGGAGCGTCCCGAACCACCAGGCCGTGGCGCTGGCCGATGGCGACACGCTAAGCATCGGTCAGCCTCTTGCCGGCGCCCGCAGCTATGTGGCTGCACGCGGCGGGTTTGGCGTCGCGCCGGTCCTGGGCAGTTGTGCGACTGACACCCTGGCCAAGGTCGGCCCCGCGCCGCTGGCCGTGGGCGATGTGCTGGACCTGCTGCCCGCAGCGGCCGGCGCTGTCGTGGGCACCCCCGGCTTGCCTGCCGCCGACCTGCCCACGGTGGAGCAGGACGTCGTGCTGGACGTGGTGCTCGGTCCCCGCACCGACTGGTTCACTGCCGAGTCCGTGACGCGCCTTGCCGCGCAGCGCTGGCAAGTCACCCCACAATCCAACCGCGTGGGCCTGCGCCTGGCCGGCGAGGTGCCGCTGGAGCGCGCCATCACCGGCGAACTGCCCAGCGAGGGCACCGCCCTGGGTGCGTTGCAGGTGCCGCCAAGCGGCCAACCCGTGCTGTTCCTGGCCGACCACCCGCTGACCGGCGGCTACCCCGTGATCGGGGTCGTGGCGCCTTACCACCTGGACCTCGCCGGACAGATTCCGGTTGGCGCCTGGCTGCGTTTCAACCCGGTCGGCGCCTTCGAAGAATTTCAACCGTCAGAACTGCAACCGTCGGCGCAGCGACCGTCTGCCGCCTGA
- a CDS encoding putative hydro-lyase: MQDSALERARIAAVNAAREARASYRAGTVQPTAGIAPGMTQANMIALPRDWAWDFLLYAQRNPKACPVLDVIEAGAQQTVLAQGADIRTDIPLYRVWRDGKLVEEVADATPLWAEHPDLVTFLIGCSFTFETPLQEAGIEVRHIADGSNVPMYRTNRQCRPAGRLHGEMVVSMRPIPAHRVADAVSISGRFPSVHGSPVHVGDPAALGIADLARPDFGDAVRIEPGEIPVFWACGVTPQAAVMASGVPFAVTHAPGHMFITDVPDSTYHV, encoded by the coding sequence ATGCAAGATTCCGCACTGGAACGCGCCCGCATCGCCGCTGTGAACGCCGCGCGCGAAGCGCGCGCAAGCTACCGTGCCGGCACGGTACAGCCTACCGCCGGCATTGCACCGGGGATGACCCAAGCCAACATGATCGCGTTGCCGCGCGACTGGGCCTGGGACTTCCTGCTGTACGCGCAGCGCAACCCCAAGGCCTGTCCCGTGCTCGACGTGATCGAAGCGGGTGCACAGCAGACCGTGCTGGCGCAAGGGGCCGATATCCGCACCGACATCCCGCTGTATCGCGTGTGGCGCGACGGCAAGCTGGTGGAGGAGGTGGCGGATGCCACGCCCCTGTGGGCTGAGCACCCGGATCTGGTCACCTTCCTGATCGGCTGCAGCTTCACCTTCGAGACGCCGCTGCAAGAGGCAGGCATCGAGGTGCGGCATATCGCCGACGGTTCCAACGTGCCGATGTACCGCACCAACCGCCAGTGTCGCCCGGCTGGCCGCCTGCATGGCGAGATGGTCGTGTCCATGCGGCCCATCCCTGCGCACCGGGTTGCCGATGCGGTTTCCATCAGCGGACGCTTCCCGTCGGTGCACGGCTCGCCCGTCCATGTCGGCGACCCGGCCGCGCTGGGCATTGCCGACCTCGCCAGGCCTGACTTTGGTGACGCCGTGCGTATCGAGCCGGGCGAGATCCCGGTATTCTGGGCTTGCGGCGTCACGCCCCAGGCGGCCGTGATGGCGTCGGGCGTGCCGTTCGCCGTGACGCATGCGCCGGGCCACATGTTCATTACCGACGTGCCAGACAGCACGTATCACGTCTAG
- a CDS encoding MFS transporter, which produces MWLKETNQAERKTLFAAFVGYGVDAFDYMIYTFMIPTFILVWGMTKAEAGYIATGALISSAIGGWLAGILADKYGRVRILQLTVLWFSFFTFLSGFTQSPEQLFLTRMLQGLGFGGEWSVGSLLIAEMIRARHRGKAVGLVQSSWAIGWGLSAIAFWAVYAMFEQQYAWRVLFWAGVLPAIFILYIRRNISEPEVYQETRAKLARTGQSNNFMLIFKPGVLRVTVLASLLATGMQGAYYSVTTWLPTYLKMERNLSVLNTSGYLMVLIAGSFAGYLTSAWLSDRLGRRRCFMLFAVSAAFLVICYTQLPITDAAMLVLGFPLGFFLSGIFSGMGAYLTELYPSHIRGSGQGFCYNFGRAVGSIFPAMIGHMSASMSLGVAIGYLAAGAYGLVVIACLLLPETQGRELLAEAGAEAAH; this is translated from the coding sequence ATGTGGCTTAAAGAAACAAACCAGGCGGAGCGCAAGACGCTCTTTGCCGCCTTCGTCGGCTATGGGGTCGATGCCTTCGACTACATGATCTACACCTTCATGATCCCCACCTTCATCCTGGTGTGGGGCATGACCAAGGCCGAGGCGGGCTACATCGCGACGGGCGCGCTCATCAGCTCGGCCATCGGCGGCTGGCTGGCCGGCATCCTGGCCGACAAATATGGTCGCGTGCGGATCCTGCAGCTGACCGTGCTCTGGTTCAGTTTCTTTACGTTCCTGAGCGGCTTCACCCAGTCCCCCGAGCAACTGTTCCTGACCCGCATGCTGCAAGGCCTGGGCTTTGGCGGCGAATGGTCGGTCGGTTCCTTGCTGATCGCAGAGATGATCCGGGCCCGCCACCGCGGCAAGGCGGTCGGACTGGTGCAAAGCAGCTGGGCCATCGGCTGGGGCCTGTCGGCGATTGCATTCTGGGCGGTCTATGCCATGTTCGAGCAGCAATACGCATGGCGCGTGCTGTTCTGGGCCGGCGTGCTGCCGGCGATCTTTATCCTGTATATCCGCCGCAATATCTCCGAGCCCGAGGTGTACCAGGAAACCAGGGCCAAGTTGGCCCGCACCGGGCAAAGCAATAACTTCATGCTGATCTTCAAGCCCGGTGTGCTGCGCGTGACGGTGCTGGCAAGCCTGCTGGCGACCGGCATGCAAGGTGCCTACTATTCGGTGACGACCTGGCTGCCCACCTACCTCAAGATGGAGCGCAATCTCTCCGTGCTAAACACCAGCGGCTACCTGATGGTGCTGATCGCCGGGTCCTTCGCCGGCTACCTGACCAGCGCCTGGCTGTCCGACCGTCTGGGGCGCCGGCGTTGCTTCATGCTGTTTGCGGTGAGCGCGGCCTTCCTCGTGATCTGCTATACGCAGTTGCCGATCACCGACGCTGCGATGCTGGTGCTGGGTTTCCCCCTGGGCTTCTTCCTGTCCGGCATCTTCTCGGGGATGGGGGCGTACCTGACGGAGCTGTATCCGAGCCATATCCGCGGCTCCGGCCAAGGCTTCTGCTACAACTTTGGCCGTGCGGTCGGTTCCATATTCCCGGCCATGATCGGGCATATGAGCGCATCGATGTCGCTGGGTGTTGCCATCGGCTATCTTGCCGCCGGCGCCTATGGACTGGTCGTCATCGCCTGCCTGCTGCTGCCGGAAACGCAAGGGCGCGAACTGCTCGCCGAAGCCGGGGCCGAGGCTGCGCATTGA